The region TGCATTCTGCTCGGGGCGGTTTATGTCGGCGTGTGGATCCGCTTTCAGCAATTCCCTGCCGCGTGGGACGATGTGGCCTCGCTGTGGCCCCAGGCCGTCGTTTTCGCTTTGGGCTTCCAGCTCACCATGGTGGGCATGGGCCTGTATCAGCGCAATCTGCGCGAGGGGCTCGGGGGCATGGCGCTGCGCATCACCCTCAGCGGCATTGTGGCCGTTGCCGTGCTCAGTCTGCTGTTTTTCGTCTTTCCCGATCTGCTGCTCGGCCGCGGGGTTTTCGGCGCCGCTTTCGTCGCCGGGCTGGTGGGGGTGGTGATCACCCGGTTGGTGTTTTTTCATGTCATCGACCAGGAAACCCTCAAGCGCCGTGTCCTGGTGCTGGGGGCGGGCAGGCGCGCGGCCCATATTTCCGAGCGGCTGCGCCGCCGCAGCGACTGGCGGGACTGCCGGCTGGTGGGCTATGTGCACATTCCCGGGGAGCACGACGAGGTGGCGCCGGAGCTGGTGATCCGCCGGGACACCACACTGGTGGAACTGGCCCAGGCGCTCAAAGTGGATGAAATCGTCGTGGCGGTGCAGGACCGGCGCAAAGGCTTCCCCTTGCATGAAATTCTCGATTGCCGCATGGCCGGCATTGATGTGGTGGACATCCTGACCTTTTTCGAGCGCCAGACCGGCCGGGTGATGCTGGACCTCATGCAGCCGAGCTGGCTGATCTTTTCCGACGGGTTCCGTTACGGCGCCCTGCGGGTGGTGACCAAGCGTGCGTTCGATGTGGGGATCAGCTTGCTGCTGCTCGCGGTGGTCTGGCCGCTGATGTTGCTGGCCGCTGCGGCTATCCTGATAGAGAGCAAAGGCAAGGGGCCTGTTTTTTATGGCCAGGTGCGGGTGGGGGAAAACTGGCGCTTGTTTCAGGTGCTGAAGTTCCGCAGCATGCAGGTGGACGCGGAAGCCGACGGCAAGGCCCGCTTTGCCTCCAAACGGGATCCGCGCATCACCCGGGTGGGCGGCTTCATGCGCCGCACCCGCATCGACGAACTGCCCCAGTTGTTCAATGTGCTGAAGGGGGATATGAGCTTCGTCGGGCCGCGGCCGGAGCGCCCGGTGTTCGTGGAAAAGCTGGCGGCGGGTATCCCGTTTTATGCGGAGCGCCACCGCGTCAAGCCGGGCATCACCGGCTGGGCGCAAATTTGTTTTCCCTATGCGGATTCTGAAGAGGGAACCGCCCAGAAGCTGCAATATGATTTGTATTACGTCAAGAACTACAGCCTGTTTCTCGATCTTCTTATCCTGCTTCACACGGCCGAAGTGGTGCTGTGGGGCCGGGGGGCGCGCTGAGCGGCGCTGTCACGGCGGCGCCTTGCCCCTCCCATCCCGGCTGTGTTCGCGCCGCACTTGGTGAGGTCTGAACCGGTGTTTGTTCTGGGGGCAGCGAGTTACGGCATCGCCACCGCAGTCTACCTCTTGCTGGCGCTGTTGCTGGTGACCAGCTGGCGGGGGCGTTTGCAGGGCGGTCTGCTGGTGGTGGCCACCGTGTTCACCGCCCTGTGGGCGGCTCTGGCGGCGGTGTTCGCCACCCGCATGGACACCCCCGTGTTGCTGCTGGGGGTGGACATCTTCGAGCTGCTGCGGGATGTGGGCTGGGCCTTGTTCCTGCTCAAGCTGCTCAACCCCGAGGGCCGTTGGGATCCACGCTCGCGGCGCTGGGCTGCGGGTCTGGCTGTCCTGGCCTTCATCACGCTGGTGATGGTGGTCTATCCCTGGCTGGGTGAGCGCACCGGCGTGCCCGTGTTTCATGTGGAGGGGCGGCTGTTCGGCCATTTGCTGCTGGCGGTAGTGGGGCTTGCCATCGTCGAGCAACTGTTCCGCAACACCCGCCCGGACAAGCGCTGGGCCATCAAATACCTGTGTTTCGGCATCGGCGGCTTGTATGCCTACGATTTCTTCATGTACGCCGACGCCCTGCTGTTTAAACGCATCGACGCCGGGTTGTGGCAGGCGCGGGGCCTGGTCAACGCCGTGGTGATGCCGCTCATCGCCCTGTCCGCCGCCCGTAATCCCGACTGGTCTTTGGACGTGTTCGTCTCCAGGCGCGTGGTGATGCACACCGTCACCCTGGTGGGGGCCGGCATCTACCTGTTGGTGATGGCGGTGGGGGGCTGGTATATCCGCGAGTTCGGCGGTGACTGGGGTCATGTGGCCCAGGCGGTATTCCTGTTCGGCGCCCTCATGGTGCTGGTGATGCTGATGTTTTCCGGTGCGGCCCAGGCCCGGCTCAAGGTGTTTCTCAACAAGCATTTTTTCAACTACAAATACGACTACCGGGAAGAATGGCTGCGCTTCATCAAAACCCTGTCGGAGGCCGATCCCCGTGACATCGGCCCCCAAACCATCATCGCCCTGGCCGATATCGTTGACAGCCCCGGTGGTGGCCTGTGGTGGCTGCGCGACGGCCAGTTTCACTATGTTGCGTGTGCGAACGCCTCCGAATACGCCGGCCAGTCGGAGCCGGAAGACGGCTCCCTGGCGCGCTTCCTGGCGCACAAACAATGGGTGATACGGTTGGATGAAATCGAGCTCAGCCCGGAAGCCTACGCCGGCCTGGTTGTGCCCAGCTGGCTGGCGGCATGGACGCGGGCCTGGCTGGTGGTGCCGCTGATGCAACACGAGCGGCTGGTGGGTTTTGTAGTCTTGCTGGCGCCCCGCGCCCCGCGCTCCTTCAACTGGGAAGACAGTGATTTGCTCAAAACCGCCGGGCGTCAGGCGGCCAGCTACCTGGCCCAGACCGAGGCCGCCGAAGCCCTGGCCGAGGCGCGCCAGTTCGAGGCCTTCAGCCGCATGTCCGCCTTTTTGATGCATGACCTGAAAAACGTCGTGGCCCAGCTTTCTTTGGTGGTCAGCAATGCCGCCAAACACAAGCACAATCCCGCCTTCGTGGACGACGCCTTTGCCACCGTGGATAACGCCAGCCAGAAAATGAGCCGCCTGCTGGCGCAGCTCCGGGGCGGGGCCGTTTCCGGCGCCGTTGAAGAACTGGAGCTGGGCGCGCTGCTCAAAGAGGTAGTCACCGCCCGCGCCGCCGATGCCCCCGCGCCTGTGCTAAAGTGCGCCGGCGGGGCCCTCAGCATCCGGGCCGGGCGGGACCGCCTGGCGGACGTGCTGGGTCACGTTGTGCAAAACGCCCAGGATGCCACGGCGGCGGACGGCAGCGTGACCGTGCGTCTGGCCGCAGAGGGCGCAATGGCCCGTATCGAGGTGGAAGACACCGGCTCGGGCATGGATGCGGATTTCGTGCGCGAGCGTCTGTTCAAACCCTTCGTCAGCACCAAGGGCCGGGGGGGGATGGGCATAGGCGCGTACGAAGCCCGGGAACTGGTGCAGCAGCTCGGCGGGCGGGTGGAGGTGGACAGCGCGCCGGGGCGGGGCACCTGTTTTCGAATTTATCTGCCCCTGGCCGGCGCGGCGCCGGCTGCGGCAGCGAATCAGTAGTGTAGGGAAGACATTATGGCAGCTAAGCGGCACATACCGAGTTTGCTCGTGGTGGAGGACGATCCGGGTTTGCAGAGCCAGCTCAAATGGGCCTTCGAGGGTTTCGATGTCAAGGTGGCGGGCGACCGGGACAGCGCCATTGCCGAACTCAGGCGTTACGAGCCGCCGGTGGTGACCTTGGACCTGGGCCTGCCGCCGGACGCCGACGGCGCCAGCGAAGGCCTGGCCACCCTGGAGCAGATTCTGGCCCTGGCGCCCGACACCAAAGTGATCATGGTCTCGGGCAACGAGGAGCGGGAAAACGCGGTGAAAGCCGTGGGCATGGGGGCCTACGATTTCTACCAAAAGCCCGTCGAGCCGGACATCCTGGCCCTCATCGTCGGGCGGGCCTACCGCCTTTATCAACTGGAGCAGGAAAACCGCCGCCTGGCGGCCAAAGGGACCGACTCGCCCCTGGCCGGGCTGATCGCCGCCAGCCCGCAGATGCTCAAAGTGTGCCGCACCATCGAAAAAGTCGCCCCCACCGACGCCACCACCTTGGTGCTGGGCGAGAGCGGCACCGGCAAAGAACTGATTGCGCGGGCGCTGCACGATCTGAGCCCCCGCAAAGACAAGCGCTTCGTTGCCCTGAACTGCGCCGCCATTCCCGAGACCCTGCTGGAAAGCGAACTGTTCGGCTACGAAAAAGGCGCCTTCACCGGCGCCGCCAAGCAGACCAAGGGCAAAATCGAATACGCCGACGGCGGCACCCTGTTTCTGGATGAAATCGGCGACCTGCCCATGGCCCTGCAGGTGAAATTTCTGCGTTTTCTGCAGGAGCGCGTCATCGAGCGCTTGGGCGGGCGGCAGGAAATTCCTGTGGACGTGCGCGTGGTCTGCGCCACTCACCGGGATTTGCCCAAGCGGGTGGAAAGCGGCGATTTCCGGGAAGACCTGTACTACCGCGTCAGTGAAATCACCGTAAAAATCCCGCCCCTCAGGGAGCGGGACGGAGACGCCATCCTCCTGGCCCGCACCTTTTTGCACCGCTTCGCCGAACAAAACGGCCGCAGCCTGCGCGGCTTCGCCCAGGACGCCGTGGCCGCCATCGCCGCCCACCGCTGGCCTGGTAATGTGCGCGAGCTGGAAAACAAAGTGAAGCGCGCCGTCATCATGGCCGAGGGCAACCGCATCAGCGCCGAAGAGCTGGAGCTGGAGGTGCCCGAGCAAGGGGAACGACTGGAACTCAATCTCCGCACCGTGCGCGACCGCGCAGAGCGGGCGGCGGTGCAGCGGGCGCTGAGCCTGTATGAAGGCAACATCTCCCAGGCCGCCGAAGCGCTGGGGGTGAGCCGGCCGACGCTGTATGATTTACTGAACAAGTTCGGTCTCAAAACCTGATCGCGTACCCGGCACAGGGGTTCCGTGGGTCGGCGGGATTCGTGCTATTCTCCCATTCCCTGAGAGGACATCGGACCGGATGATTATGAAAAGAAAATACAGTGCACACCTTGTTTTCGGGGGGCTGATGGCGCTGCTGCTGGCGGCGGCCGGCGCCAGGGCGGCGAACCTGGACGACTATCTCAAAGACGCCCGGAACTACTATCAAAAGGGCGAGTACCGGTCCGCCGTGATCCAGCTCAAGAACGCCTTGCAGCAAAACCCCGACAGCGCCGCCGCCCGCCTGTTGCTGGCCCGGGTCTATCTGCGTCTCGGCGACGGCGCCGCGGCGGAGAAAGAGGCCCGCCGGGCGGCGCAGGCGGGTGGCGGGCCTGACGACGTCCGCCTGGTGCTGGGCAAAGCCTATATTCTGCTGGGTGAGTTCCAGCGCGCGCTGGATGAGGTGCCGGTCCCCGAAAATGCCAGCGCCGCCGCGCAGGCGGCCGCCGCTGCGCTGCGCGGTCATGCCCGTCTCGGCCTGCAGCAATGGGATGAGGCCGCCAAGGCCTTCCAGGACGCGCTGGCGCTCAACCCCGACGAAAAAGAAGCCGTGCTGGGGCAGGCGCGCCTGGCGCTGGCCCGGGGTGATCAGGCCGCCGCCGGGAAACACGTGGCCAC is a window of Gammaproteobacteria bacterium DNA encoding:
- a CDS encoding TIGR03013 family PEP-CTERM/XrtA system glycosyltransferase; translation: MIKLFGHFVPRSFFVLGLVEFCILLGAVYVGVWIRFQQFPAAWDDVASLWPQAVVFALGFQLTMVGMGLYQRNLREGLGGMALRITLSGIVAVAVLSLLFFVFPDLLLGRGVFGAAFVAGLVGVVITRLVFFHVIDQETLKRRVLVLGAGRRAAHISERLRRRSDWRDCRLVGYVHIPGEHDEVAPELVIRRDTTLVELAQALKVDEIVVAVQDRRKGFPLHEILDCRMAGIDVVDILTFFERQTGRVMLDLMQPSWLIFSDGFRYGALRVVTKRAFDVGISLLLLAVVWPLMLLAAAAILIESKGKGPVFYGQVRVGENWRLFQVLKFRSMQVDAEADGKARFASKRDPRITRVGGFMRRTRIDELPQLFNVLKGDMSFVGPRPERPVFVEKLAAGIPFYAERHRVKPGITGWAQICFPYADSEEGTAQKLQYDLYYVKNYSLFLDLLILLHTAEVVLWGRGAR
- the prsK gene encoding PEP-CTERM system histidine kinase PrsK — translated: MGAASYGIATAVYLLLALLLVTSWRGRLQGGLLVVATVFTALWAALAAVFATRMDTPVLLLGVDIFELLRDVGWALFLLKLLNPEGRWDPRSRRWAAGLAVLAFITLVMVVYPWLGERTGVPVFHVEGRLFGHLLLAVVGLAIVEQLFRNTRPDKRWAIKYLCFGIGGLYAYDFFMYADALLFKRIDAGLWQARGLVNAVVMPLIALSAARNPDWSLDVFVSRRVVMHTVTLVGAGIYLLVMAVGGWYIREFGGDWGHVAQAVFLFGALMVLVMLMFSGAAQARLKVFLNKHFFNYKYDYREEWLRFIKTLSEADPRDIGPQTIIALADIVDSPGGGLWWLRDGQFHYVACANASEYAGQSEPEDGSLARFLAHKQWVIRLDEIELSPEAYAGLVVPSWLAAWTRAWLVVPLMQHERLVGFVVLLAPRAPRSFNWEDSDLLKTAGRQAASYLAQTEAAEALAEARQFEAFSRMSAFLMHDLKNVVAQLSLVVSNAAKHKHNPAFVDDAFATVDNASQKMSRLLAQLRGGAVSGAVEELELGALLKEVVTARAADAPAPVLKCAGGALSIRAGRDRLADVLGHVVQNAQDATAADGSVTVRLAAEGAMARIEVEDTGSGMDADFVRERLFKPFVSTKGRGGMGIGAYEARELVQQLGGRVEVDSAPGRGTCFRIYLPLAGAAPAAAANQ
- the prsR gene encoding PEP-CTERM-box response regulator transcription factor, giving the protein MMAAKRHIPSLLVVEDDPGLQSQLKWAFEGFDVKVAGDRDSAIAELRRYEPPVVTLDLGLPPDADGASEGLATLEQILALAPDTKVIMVSGNEERENAVKAVGMGAYDFYQKPVEPDILALIVGRAYRLYQLEQENRRLAAKGTDSPLAGLIAASPQMLKVCRTIEKVAPTDATTLVLGESGTGKELIARALHDLSPRKDKRFVALNCAAIPETLLESELFGYEKGAFTGAAKQTKGKIEYADGGTLFLDEIGDLPMALQVKFLRFLQERVIERLGGRQEIPVDVRVVCATHRDLPKRVESGDFREDLYYRVSEITVKIPPLRERDGDAILLARTFLHRFAEQNGRSLRGFAQDAVAAIAAHRWPGNVRELENKVKRAVIMAEGNRISAEELELEVPEQGERLELNLRTVRDRAERAAVQRALSLYEGNISQAAEALGVSRPTLYDLLNKFGLKT